From a single Planococcus shenhongbingii genomic region:
- a CDS encoding type III pantothenate kinase encodes MILVMDVGNTNIILGIYGQDRLLYHWRLETDRHKTEDEFGMQVKALLNDADLSFASINGIIMSSVVPPIMYALEQMCQKYFHVKPLIVGPGVKTGLNIKYENPREVGADRIVNAVAAIHEYGAPLIIVDFGTATTYCYIDEHRQYMGGAIAPGINISTEALYTRASKLPRIEIARPSSVVGKNTVSAMQSGIVYGYVGQAEGIVSRMKAQSRQKPTVIATGGMAALIANESSVIDKVDPFLTLKGLYLIYKRNQA; translated from the coding sequence ATGATTTTAGTAATGGATGTCGGAAACACTAATATTATTTTGGGGATTTATGGCCAAGATCGACTTTTGTATCACTGGCGGCTGGAAACGGATCGCCATAAAACTGAAGATGAATTTGGTATGCAGGTTAAGGCGCTGTTAAACGATGCCGATTTAAGCTTTGCCTCGATAAATGGCATTATCATGTCATCAGTTGTTCCGCCCATAATGTATGCATTGGAACAGATGTGCCAAAAATACTTTCATGTAAAACCGTTGATTGTAGGACCGGGAGTTAAAACGGGGCTGAATATCAAATATGAAAATCCCCGCGAAGTGGGGGCAGACCGCATTGTCAATGCAGTCGCTGCAATCCATGAATACGGAGCGCCATTGATCATTGTGGATTTCGGCACAGCGACTACATATTGTTACATCGATGAGCATCGGCAATACATGGGTGGTGCCATTGCTCCTGGAATAAATATTTCGACGGAAGCTTTGTACACCCGGGCCTCAAAGTTGCCGCGAATTGAGATTGCACGGCCTTCTAGTGTTGTGGGGAAAAATACTGTATCCGCTATGCAGTCCGGCATTGTCTATGGTTATGTAGGGCAGGCTGAAGGCATAGTGTCACGCATGAAGGCCCAGAGTAGGCAAAAACCGACAGTCATTGCAACGGGTGGAATGGCTGCATTAATCGCCAATGAATCATCAGTGATTGATAAAGTAGACCCGTTTCTAACTTTAAAAGGACTTTATCTAATTTATAAACGCAATCAAGCGTAA
- the lysS gene encoding lysine--tRNA ligase, whose product MSEELNDQILVRRQKMQAFRDQGIDPFGARFERTHSSEEIINQYGDLSKEELEENPHEVVIAGRIMTKRGKGKAGFAHVQDLKGQIQIYVRKDAIGDEAYEFYNTVDLGDILGIRGTVFKTNVGELSVKAKEVAFLTKALRPLPEKFHGLKDIEQRYRQRYLDLITSESSKETFILRSRIIQSMRRYLDNQGFLEVETPMLHSIPGGAAARPFVTHHNALDMELYIRIAIELHLKRLIVGGLEKVYEIGRVFRNEGISTRHNPEFTMLELYEAYADYNDIMALTENLIAHVAQEVFGTTTVQYGEDEINLAPGWRRLHMADAVKEYTGVDFWQQLTKEQAQALAKEHNVEIKPTMETGHILNEFFEQKVEEELVQPTFVYGHPVEISPLAKKNPEDERFTDRFELFIVRREHANAFTELNDPIDQRQRFEAQLVEKAEGNDEAHEMDDDFIEALEYGMPPTGGLGIGIDRLIMLLTNSASIRDVLLFPQMRPRD is encoded by the coding sequence ATGTCAGAAGAGTTAAATGATCAAATATTGGTGAGACGTCAAAAAATGCAAGCTTTCCGTGATCAAGGAATAGATCCATTTGGCGCTCGTTTCGAACGAACTCATTCTTCAGAAGAAATTATCAACCAATATGGAGACTTATCAAAAGAAGAGCTTGAAGAAAATCCTCATGAAGTTGTAATTGCTGGCCGTATTATGACGAAACGAGGAAAAGGAAAAGCTGGATTTGCGCACGTACAAGATTTAAAAGGGCAAATTCAAATTTACGTTCGCAAAGATGCAATTGGTGACGAAGCTTATGAGTTTTACAACACTGTGGATTTAGGAGATATTCTTGGAATAAGAGGGACTGTCTTCAAAACCAATGTAGGCGAATTGTCGGTTAAAGCGAAAGAAGTAGCGTTTTTAACTAAAGCTCTTCGGCCGCTGCCTGAAAAATTCCACGGCTTAAAAGATATTGAACAGCGCTACCGTCAGCGTTATTTGGATTTGATCACGAGTGAGTCCAGCAAAGAAACGTTCATTCTTCGCAGCCGCATCATTCAATCAATGCGCCGCTACTTGGATAACCAGGGATTCTTAGAAGTTGAAACCCCGATGTTGCATTCAATTCCAGGGGGAGCGGCAGCGCGTCCTTTCGTTACTCATCATAATGCTCTTGATATGGAGTTATATATCCGTATTGCAATTGAACTCCATTTGAAGAGATTAATTGTCGGCGGATTGGAGAAAGTCTATGAAATTGGCCGTGTTTTCCGCAACGAAGGAATTTCTACTCGGCATAATCCGGAATTTACCATGCTTGAACTGTATGAAGCCTATGCAGATTATAATGACATTATGGCTTTAACAGAAAATCTGATTGCACATGTTGCCCAGGAAGTCTTTGGCACAACTACTGTTCAATATGGAGAAGATGAAATCAATTTAGCTCCAGGCTGGAGACGTCTTCATATGGCAGATGCAGTAAAAGAGTACACAGGTGTAGATTTCTGGCAGCAGCTTACAAAAGAACAAGCACAAGCGTTAGCCAAAGAACATAACGTTGAAATTAAACCTACTATGGAAACAGGACATATTTTAAACGAATTTTTCGAGCAAAAAGTAGAAGAGGAATTAGTGCAGCCTACTTTTGTTTACGGACACCCTGTAGAAATTTCTCCTTTGGCAAAGAAAAATCCAGAGGATGAACGTTTTACTGATCGCTTTGAGTTATTTATTGTACGCCGTGAACATGCGAATGCTTTCACAGAGTTAAATGATCCGATTGATCAGCGACAGCGCTTTGAAGCACAACTTGTCGAGAAAGCTGAAGGTAATGATGAAGCCCATGAAATGGATGATGACTTTATTGAAGCGTTAGAATATGGAATGCCTCCTACGGGTGGTCTTGGAATCGGCATTGACCGCTTGATAATGCTGTTAACTAATTCTGCTTCCATCAGAGACGTTCTTTTATTCCCTCAAATGCGTCCGCGTGATTGA
- the ftsH gene encoding ATP-dependent zinc metalloprotease FtsH yields MNRIFRYTIFYLLIFLVIIGILGTFNNSAQPTENIGYDEFLGALEDGTVTEVTIQPDAEVYEVTGKLTGYEEGESFVTNIPMENEALIARIDEVAANQSVEVNYLKAPQTSGWVSFFTGIIPFIIIFILFFFLLNQSQGGGGGRVMNFGKSKAKLYDDQKHKVRFNDVAGADEEKQELVEVVDFLKDPRRFADIGARIPKGILLVGPPGTGKTLLARAVAGEAGVPFFSISGSDFVEMFVGVGASRVRDLFENAKKNSPCIIFIDEIDAVGRQRGAGLGGGHDEREQTLNQLLVEMDGFGANEGVIIIAATNRPDILDPALLRPGRFDRQITVGRPDVKGREEVLKVHARNKPLDPTVDMKAIAQRTPGFSGADLENLLNEAALVAARRSKLKIDMSDIDEATDRVIAGPAKKNRVISKKERNIVAFHEAGHTVIGLVLDDAETVHKVTIVPRGQAGGYAVMLPKEDRYFMTKPELLDKISGLLGGRVSEDIIFGEVSTGAHNDFQRATAIARSMVTEYGMSDKIGPIQFGQAQGGNVFLGRDFNSEQNYSDAIAFEIDQEIQRIIKEQYIRTKEILTKNKDLLNLIATTLLEVETLDAGQILHLKEHGTLPERSYEALNGDFEKESVDLKKDVTPDVTGAPNDPSAGDLPKEGTVSGRGSGPIQEEHK; encoded by the coding sequence ATGAATCGAATATTTCGATACACCATATTTTATTTACTGATTTTCCTAGTGATTATCGGGATTTTGGGAACGTTCAATAACAGCGCCCAACCGACTGAAAATATAGGATATGACGAGTTTTTGGGGGCATTGGAAGATGGGACCGTCACTGAAGTGACCATCCAGCCAGATGCTGAGGTTTATGAAGTAACAGGCAAGCTTACCGGCTATGAAGAAGGTGAGTCGTTTGTCACGAATATTCCGATGGAAAACGAAGCGTTGATTGCACGGATTGATGAAGTTGCGGCAAATCAAAGTGTTGAGGTAAATTACCTGAAAGCTCCGCAAACAAGCGGCTGGGTTTCTTTCTTCACGGGGATCATTCCATTCATCATTATCTTCATCCTCTTCTTCTTCTTACTTAACCAATCACAAGGCGGCGGTGGCGGCCGAGTGATGAACTTCGGGAAAAGTAAAGCGAAGCTGTATGACGATCAAAAACATAAAGTCCGCTTCAACGATGTTGCTGGAGCAGACGAAGAGAAACAAGAACTTGTGGAAGTTGTTGATTTCTTAAAAGATCCGCGCAGATTTGCCGACATCGGCGCACGCATTCCAAAAGGGATTTTGCTTGTTGGACCGCCGGGTACTGGTAAAACTTTGCTGGCGCGCGCAGTCGCGGGCGAAGCAGGGGTTCCATTCTTCTCTATCAGTGGTTCGGACTTTGTTGAGATGTTCGTTGGAGTCGGGGCTTCCCGAGTTCGTGATCTTTTCGAAAATGCTAAGAAAAATTCCCCTTGTATTATTTTCATTGATGAAATTGATGCGGTTGGACGTCAGCGTGGAGCTGGCCTTGGCGGCGGACATGATGAACGTGAACAGACATTGAACCAATTGCTTGTTGAAATGGATGGTTTCGGAGCTAACGAAGGCGTCATCATCATTGCAGCAACAAACCGTCCAGATATCTTGGATCCTGCCCTTCTGCGTCCTGGCCGTTTCGACCGTCAGATCACAGTTGGCCGTCCAGATGTTAAAGGTCGCGAAGAAGTATTGAAAGTGCATGCGCGCAACAAGCCGCTTGATCCGACAGTGGACATGAAAGCAATTGCCCAGCGCACACCTGGATTCTCGGGTGCGGATTTGGAAAACTTATTAAACGAAGCGGCCCTTGTGGCAGCTCGACGCAGCAAACTCAAAATCGACATGTCAGATATCGATGAAGCCACAGACCGCGTTATTGCAGGTCCTGCTAAAAAGAATCGTGTCATTTCGAAAAAAGAACGCAATATCGTGGCATTCCACGAAGCGGGTCATACCGTTATAGGCTTAGTGCTGGATGATGCAGAAACTGTGCATAAAGTAACGATTGTTCCACGCGGACAAGCTGGCGGTTATGCAGTGATGCTGCCGAAAGAAGACCGTTACTTTATGACAAAACCTGAATTGCTGGATAAAATCTCTGGCTTGCTTGGCGGACGCGTATCGGAAGACATCATTTTTGGCGAAGTATCAACTGGCGCCCACAATGACTTCCAGCGTGCAACAGCAATTGCCCGCAGCATGGTTACCGAATACGGTATGAGTGACAAGATTGGACCGATTCAGTTTGGTCAGGCACAAGGCGGAAATGTCTTCTTGGGCCGCGACTTTAACTCGGAACAAAACTATTCAGATGCTATTGCGTTCGAAATCGACCAAGAAATCCAACGCATTATCAAAGAACAGTACATTCGTACAAAAGAGATTCTCACTAAAAACAAAGATCTTCTTAACTTGATCGCAACGACATTGCTTGAAGTTGAAACATTGGATGCTGGCCAAATTCTTCACTTGAAAGAGCATGGCACACTTCCTGAACGTTCATACGAAGCGTTGAATGGCGATTTTGAAAAAGAAAGCGTTGATTTGAAGAAGGACGTAACGCCTGATGTAACAGGTGCACCGAACGATCCTTCAGCAGGTGACTTGCCGAAAGAAGGCACCGTTTCTGGACGTGGTTCTGGTCCGATTCAAGAAGAACACAAATAA
- the folP gene encoding dihydropteroate synthase, with protein MKINFNEKTWIMGILNVTPDSFSDGGSYTTVEQAVVHAKKMVEDGANIIDVGGESTRPGYSLISDQEEIARIVPVIKALVEEVGALISIDTYKAAVAEAAVEAGAHIINDIWGAKYEPEIAAVAAKWNVPIILMHNRNDTSYTSFWEDFKRDMDESIKIALNAGVSREQIWLDPGIGFGKTTSQNIEMMQHLDQFVALGYPVLLGTSRKSLIGKVLDVPVNERLEGSLATVCYGLEKGCHIVRVHDVKETSRAVRMMDILTGKQIYKGVE; from the coding sequence ATGAAAATCAACTTTAATGAAAAAACATGGATAATGGGCATCTTGAATGTCACGCCGGATTCTTTCTCGGATGGCGGAAGCTATACTACGGTCGAGCAGGCAGTGGTTCATGCTAAGAAAATGGTTGAAGATGGAGCAAATATCATCGATGTAGGCGGTGAATCAACTCGGCCGGGTTACTCGTTAATTTCAGATCAAGAAGAAATCGCGCGGATTGTTCCTGTGATAAAGGCGCTCGTGGAAGAAGTGGGTGCCTTGATTTCAATTGATACATATAAAGCAGCTGTTGCTGAAGCAGCGGTTGAAGCGGGTGCGCATATTATTAATGACATTTGGGGAGCGAAGTACGAGCCGGAAATTGCCGCAGTAGCAGCAAAGTGGAATGTTCCTATTATTTTGATGCATAACCGTAACGATACGTCATACACGAGTTTTTGGGAAGATTTCAAGCGGGATATGGATGAAAGTATTAAAATTGCGTTAAATGCAGGCGTTAGCCGTGAACAGATCTGGTTGGATCCGGGTATTGGCTTTGGGAAAACAACTTCTCAGAATATCGAGATGATGCAGCACTTAGATCAATTTGTGGCACTTGGTTACCCGGTCCTCCTCGGTACTTCGAGAAAGTCGTTAATCGGCAAAGTCCTTGATGTCCCGGTCAACGAACGATTGGAAGGGTCTCTTGCGACTGTATGTTATGGATTGGAAAAAGGCTGCCATATTGTCCGTGTTCATGATGTGAAAGAAACAAGCCGCGCTGTCCGTATGATGGACATCTTGACTGGCAAGCAAATTTATAAAGGGGTGGAGTAA
- the cysK gene encoding cysteine synthase A — MARIGNSVIDLIGQTPIVKLNRMTGAEDAEVYLKLEYFNPGSSVKDRIALAMVEAAEKAGDLKEGDTIIEPTSGNTGIGLAMIAAAKGYKSVLVMPETMSTERRNLLRAYGAELVLTPGPDGMNGPNGAIKTAEKLAAENGWFMPQQFKNEANPEVHRLTTGPEIVEAMGDQLDAFISGIGTGGTITGAGQVLKEKYPDIHIVAVEPTDSPVLSGGKPGPHKIQGIGAGFVPEILNTEIYNEIIQVTNDQSFETARKAAREEGILGGISSGAAIYAALQVAKRLGKGKKVLAIIPSNGERYLSTPLYQFEENN, encoded by the coding sequence ATGGCGCGTATTGGAAATTCCGTAATTGATTTAATCGGGCAAACACCTATTGTAAAGTTGAACCGTATGACCGGTGCTGAAGATGCTGAAGTTTATTTGAAATTGGAATACTTTAACCCTGGCAGCAGTGTAAAGGACCGTATTGCCTTAGCGATGGTCGAAGCTGCGGAAAAAGCGGGGGATTTAAAAGAAGGCGACACCATTATCGAGCCTACTAGCGGAAATACTGGAATCGGGCTTGCTATGATTGCAGCTGCAAAAGGCTATAAATCAGTCCTTGTTATGCCGGAAACAATGAGTACAGAACGCCGCAATCTGCTGCGTGCTTACGGGGCAGAGCTTGTATTGACTCCAGGACCAGACGGCATGAACGGTCCGAACGGCGCCATCAAAACCGCTGAGAAACTAGCTGCTGAAAACGGCTGGTTCATGCCACAGCAGTTTAAAAATGAAGCGAACCCAGAAGTGCACCGTTTAACTACAGGGCCTGAAATCGTAGAAGCGATGGGAGATCAACTGGATGCTTTTATTTCCGGGATTGGTACAGGAGGCACAATTACAGGAGCCGGACAAGTGCTGAAAGAAAAATATCCGGATATCCATATTGTCGCAGTGGAGCCGACCGACTCCCCAGTGCTTTCTGGAGGAAAGCCAGGGCCTCATAAAATTCAAGGAATTGGCGCTGGATTTGTTCCGGAAATCTTAAATACGGAAATTTACAATGAAATTATTCAAGTGACCAATGATCAATCTTTCGAAACAGCCCGCAAAGCGGCGCGGGAAGAAGGAATTTTAGGCGGCATTTCATCAGGAGCGGCTATTTATGCTGCATTACAAGTAGCGAAACGCCTTGGAAAAGGCAAAAAAGTATTAGCGATTATCCCTTCAAACGGAGAGCGCTACCTCAGCACACCACTTTATCAGTTTGAAGAAAACAACTAA
- the folK gene encoding 2-amino-4-hydroxy-6-hydroxymethyldihydropteridine diphosphokinase, with protein MNESYLSLGSNMGNRLEMLKQAVRILAEHTSIEVVAISSLYETEPVGFTKQDPFLNMVVRIRTTLSALELLDVCQEIELELHRERLVRWGPRTIDLDILLYNQDAMETERLIVPHPRMHERAFVLIPLLEVNPSLKGFNLPDPQGVQLWKSYDGVDTFLRQN; from the coding sequence ATGAACGAAAGTTATTTGTCGCTGGGATCCAATATGGGAAATCGTTTAGAAATGTTGAAGCAAGCTGTCCGAATACTTGCGGAACACACGTCGATTGAAGTAGTGGCGATTTCTTCTTTATACGAAACGGAACCTGTGGGATTTACCAAACAGGATCCCTTCCTCAATATGGTCGTCCGTATCCGTACTACATTATCTGCACTTGAATTATTGGATGTGTGCCAAGAGATAGAACTGGAACTGCATCGCGAACGACTCGTGCGGTGGGGTCCCCGGACAATAGATCTTGACATTTTGCTGTATAATCAAGACGCTATGGAAACAGAGAGACTAATCGTTCCGCATCCACGGATGCACGAACGGGCTTTTGTTCTCATTCCATTATTGGAAGTGAACCCGTCACTAAAAGGTTTTAATCTTCCGGATCCACAAGGCGTCCAGCTTTGGAAATCCTACGACGGAGTCGACACATTTTTGCGACAAAATTGA
- a CDS encoding UvrB/UvrC motif-containing protein, which translates to MICDQCGERPASVIVKQKVQGQMTERHLCHVCAAENHNLNFVFEQDPLAIHQLLSNWFPKQQTSMSPVKKEVAVCPSCGFTFTKFLELGKFGCATCYDAFDSQLENIFKRLHNGNFEHAGKIPASYGSTLKIRKEIEELRKQMQVSIEDENFEEAAKFRDEIKELNLQLEGGASDGN; encoded by the coding sequence ATGATTTGCGATCAATGCGGAGAACGTCCTGCATCGGTAATAGTAAAACAAAAAGTGCAAGGACAAATGACGGAACGTCATTTATGTCACGTCTGTGCCGCTGAAAACCACAATTTAAATTTCGTTTTCGAGCAAGATCCTTTAGCCATTCATCAATTGTTATCTAATTGGTTCCCTAAGCAACAAACATCAATGAGTCCAGTTAAAAAAGAAGTGGCCGTTTGCCCTTCTTGCGGATTTACATTTACTAAGTTTTTGGAATTAGGTAAATTCGGATGTGCAACTTGCTATGACGCTTTTGATTCACAGTTAGAAAATATTTTTAAGAGACTGCATAATGGGAATTTCGAACATGCAGGAAAAATACCTGCATCTTATGGAAGCACTCTGAAAATAAGAAAAGAAATAGAAGAATTACGTAAACAAATGCAAGTTTCTATAGAGGATGAGAATTTTGAAGAAGCTGCAAAATTTCGAGATGAAATAAAAGAATTAAATCTGCAGCTTGAAGGGGGTGCTTCTGATGGCAATTGA
- a CDS encoding CtsR family transcriptional regulator: MRNISDVIEGYLKEVIELSERDHIEIKRNEVAEKFQCVPSQINYVINTRFTVDRGYLVESKRGGGGYIRIKRIRLHKKSDVISEVIGRLENGATQSMAEDIIFRLLDEEIISKREAKLIFSAIDRSTLLLPLPVRDEVRARILIAMLFTLKYQSNT, translated from the coding sequence ATGCGGAATATTTCAGATGTGATTGAAGGTTATTTAAAAGAGGTTATCGAATTAAGCGAGAGAGACCATATTGAAATTAAGCGAAACGAAGTGGCAGAAAAATTTCAATGTGTGCCTTCTCAAATAAATTACGTAATTAACACAAGGTTTACTGTAGATCGAGGCTATTTGGTAGAAAGCAAAAGAGGTGGGGGCGGCTATATTCGCATCAAGCGTATTAGGCTTCATAAGAAGTCTGATGTGATTTCAGAAGTAATTGGCCGTTTAGAAAATGGAGCTACTCAAAGTATGGCTGAAGATATTATTTTTCGGCTTTTAGATGAAGAAATTATTTCTAAACGAGAAGCGAAATTAATTTTTAGCGCAATCGACCGCTCAACTTTACTTTTGCCATTACCGGTACGCGATGAAGTAAGAGCAAGAATTCTTATTGCTATGCTCTTTACTTTAAAGTATCAGTCGAACACATAA
- the hslO gene encoding Hsp33 family molecular chaperone HslO: MGDYLVRGLGFNGSVRAFAVDTTQTVAEAQTRHITWPTASAALGRAMTGGVMMGAMLKGDNKVTIKVDGGGPLGTILVDSNAGGGVRGYVTNPHVHFDLNEKGKLDVRRAVGTEGMFSVVKDLGLRDNFTGQTPIVSGEIAEDFTYYLAISEQVPSSVGLGVLVDTDNSILAAGGFIVQLMPDTDDETILKIEERLSNIEPVSKMIQRGLSPEEILEEVLGKGNVKILDTMPVKFECNCSKERFANGILGLGQQEIREMIKEDGMAEAQCHFCLETYRYSKEELKSFIDELQQ, from the coding sequence GTGGGAGATTATTTAGTGCGAGGACTCGGCTTTAATGGCAGTGTCCGCGCTTTTGCAGTAGATACAACTCAAACTGTAGCCGAAGCGCAAACGCGCCATATAACATGGCCGACTGCTTCTGCAGCATTAGGAAGAGCCATGACTGGCGGCGTTATGATGGGCGCAATGTTAAAAGGGGACAACAAAGTGACTATTAAGGTGGACGGTGGCGGTCCTCTTGGCACCATATTGGTGGACAGCAATGCCGGAGGCGGAGTGCGGGGATACGTTACGAATCCGCATGTTCATTTTGATTTAAATGAAAAAGGCAAGCTGGATGTGCGTCGCGCTGTAGGAACTGAAGGAATGTTTTCGGTTGTTAAAGATTTAGGGCTCCGCGATAACTTCACTGGTCAAACGCCTATCGTCTCAGGTGAAATTGCTGAAGATTTTACGTATTACCTGGCGATTTCTGAACAAGTGCCTTCTTCGGTAGGTCTCGGTGTGCTAGTAGACACAGACAATTCCATTTTGGCTGCCGGCGGTTTTATTGTTCAATTAATGCCGGACACGGATGACGAAACCATTTTGAAAATTGAAGAACGCCTTTCCAATATAGAGCCGGTTTCAAAAATGATTCAGCGCGGCTTGTCGCCTGAAGAAATCCTGGAAGAAGTGCTTGGAAAAGGAAATGTGAAAATTTTAGATACAATGCCGGTGAAATTTGAATGCAATTGCTCGAAAGAACGGTTTGCCAATGGGATTCTTGGATTAGGGCAACAGGAAATTCGGGAAATGATTAAAGAGGATGGGATGGCGGAAGCGCAATGCCATTTCTGTTTGGAAACCTACCGCTATTCTAAAGAGGAGTTAAAATCGTTCATCGATGAACTCCAACAATAA
- the hpt gene encoding hypoxanthine phosphoribosyltransferase produces the protein MLQKDIEEILISEERLQEKARELGAILTRDYQDKYPLAIGVLKGAMPFMGDLMKRMDSYVEMDFMDVSSYGNATVSSGEVKIIKDLNASVEGRDLLIIEDIIDSGLTLSYLVDLFKYRKANSIKIVTLLDKPSGRKVDLKADYIGFEVPDAFVVGYGLDYAEKYRNLPYIGILKPSVYSEDQE, from the coding sequence ATGCTACAGAAAGACATTGAAGAAATATTAATCTCAGAAGAACGCCTGCAAGAGAAAGCACGGGAACTAGGAGCTATATTAACCCGTGATTACCAGGACAAATACCCGTTAGCAATTGGGGTATTGAAAGGCGCTATGCCATTTATGGGAGATTTGATGAAGCGCATGGATAGCTATGTTGAAATGGACTTTATGGATGTTTCAAGCTATGGCAATGCGACAGTTTCTTCAGGAGAAGTAAAAATCATTAAAGATTTAAATGCCAGCGTGGAAGGCCGCGATCTTCTCATTATCGAAGATATTATTGATAGTGGATTGACACTTAGTTATTTAGTGGACCTGTTTAAATACCGTAAAGCGAATTCGATCAAAATCGTTACACTTCTAGACAAGCCTTCTGGTCGAAAAGTAGATTTGAAAGCGGATTATATCGGATTTGAAGTCCCGGATGCATTTGTTGTCGGATATGGCTTGGATTATGCAGAAAAATACCGTAACTTGCCTTATATTGGAATTTTGAAACCGTCGGTGTATAGCGAAGATCAAGAATAG
- a CDS encoding peptidyl-prolyl cis-trans isomerase, protein MAAMEEQHGRDMLLELVNQEVMETAAKEYNIKVSEEEIELELAMLRSVQDDTETTLYAADPKRLKDKVKAQLILEKVLTKDIVIEKNKIEEFYKQNQALYDIKDAYRTRMIIVGSDKEAKDAMAELENGSSFEALARERSLDTATGSLGGDVGYVSAGQSSIDPAIAKAAASLDVNDWSAPLTLKDGRKAIISVTEKADGQKFSFEEVKGHISRELALEQLPQSVTPEAFWKEFDAEWFYGE, encoded by the coding sequence ATGGCTGCTATGGAAGAGCAGCATGGCCGCGATATGCTACTTGAACTGGTCAATCAAGAAGTAATGGAAACTGCAGCGAAAGAATACAATATTAAAGTAAGTGAAGAAGAAATAGAGTTGGAGCTGGCTATGCTTCGCTCGGTGCAGGATGATACAGAAACAACTTTGTATGCGGCCGATCCTAAGCGGCTGAAAGATAAAGTGAAAGCACAATTGATTTTGGAAAAAGTTCTGACTAAAGATATTGTTATTGAAAAAAACAAGATCGAAGAGTTTTATAAACAAAACCAGGCGCTTTACGACATTAAAGATGCTTACCGGACACGCATGATTATAGTGGGTTCAGACAAAGAAGCGAAAGACGCGATGGCAGAGCTGGAAAATGGTTCTTCATTTGAAGCGCTGGCACGTGAACGTTCCCTTGATACAGCCACCGGAAGTTTAGGCGGCGATGTCGGCTATGTTTCTGCTGGTCAATCTTCTATAGATCCAGCTATTGCGAAAGCAGCAGCTTCCCTTGACGTAAATGATTGGTCTGCTCCTCTGACATTGAAAGACGGACGGAAAGCCATCATTTCAGTTACAGAAAAAGCGGACGGGCAAAAATTTTCATTTGAAGAAGTGAAAGGCCATATCAGCCGGGAACTTGCCCTGGAGCAGTTGCCACAGTCGGTCACGCCAGAAGCCTTTTGGAAAGAATTTGATGCCGAATGGTTTTATGGTGAATAA
- the folB gene encoding dihydroneopterin aldolase → MDFIHVNDMEFYGYHGVFPEETKLGQRFRMTVSLAVDLKIAGETDDLKHTVHYGEVYEACKAIVEGEPKKLVEAVAEEVTARLLTQFPLVKGVRVQLIKPDPPIPGHYKSVAIELTRGEFA, encoded by the coding sequence ATGGATTTTATTCATGTAAATGATATGGAGTTCTACGGGTACCACGGGGTATTTCCGGAAGAAACAAAATTAGGCCAGCGTTTCCGTATGACTGTTTCACTCGCGGTCGATTTGAAGATTGCTGGAGAAACGGATGACTTGAAGCACACTGTCCACTATGGAGAAGTCTATGAAGCGTGTAAGGCGATCGTGGAAGGAGAACCGAAAAAACTAGTGGAAGCAGTCGCTGAAGAAGTAACTGCGCGCCTCTTAACTCAATTTCCGCTTGTGAAAGGTGTCCGGGTGCAACTGATCAAACCTGATCCGCCAATCCCTGGCCATTACAAGTCAGTTGCTATTGAACTGACGCGAGGAGAATTTGCATGA